The stretch of DNA CCGAGCGTGACGATTCCCGGTGAGCGCATGAAGCTGGTGGAGCGCAAGCAGGAGGCGTCCACCGGCCTGCCCGAGCTGACCGAGGCGGAGATCGTCGTGTCGGGCGGCCGCGGGCTCAAGGGGCCGGAGAACTTCGTCATCCTCGAGGATCTGGCCAAGGTGATCGGCGCCGCGGTCGGCGCCTCGCGCGCGGCCGTCGACGCCGGATGGCGCCCGCATCGCTTCCAGATCGGCCAGACCGGTCGCACCATCTCGCCGAAGCTCTACCTGGGCTTCGGCATCTCGGGCGCGATCCAGCACCTGGCCGGCATGCGCACCTCGAAGGTGATCTGCGCGATCAACAAGGATCCGGAGGCCCCCATCTTCAAGATCGCCGACTACGGCATCGTCGGCGACCTCTTCGAAGTCGCGCCCCTCCTCACGCAAGAATTCAAGAGCCTCCTGGAGAAATAGGAGAGCCGGTGCACCTCGACCTCACGCAGGAGCAGGCCATGATC from Candidatus Methylomirabilota bacterium encodes:
- a CDS encoding electron transfer flavoprotein subunit alpha/FixB family protein, giving the protein SPQAIFAPVTTRQREFMARLAARLGAGLSADSTGLAAEGGTLVATRPIYAGKLLSKMTWSKTPWMATLRPNVFRPAEAQAGASAAVEKPSVTIPGERMKLVERKQEASTGLPELTEAEIVVSGGRGLKGPENFVILEDLAKVIGAAVGASRAAVDAGWRPHRFQIGQTGRTISPKLYLGFGISGAIQHLAGMRTSKVICAINKDPEAPIFKIADYGIVGDLFEVAPLLTQEFKSLLEK